One genomic segment of Helianthus annuus cultivar XRQ/B chromosome 14, HanXRQr2.0-SUNRISE, whole genome shotgun sequence includes these proteins:
- the LOC110904015 gene encoding gibberellin-regulated protein 6 — MAKFFAVFLLALIAISMLQATVYASGGHRGGFGPGSLTSSQCPGQCTRRCSQTQYHKPCMFFCQKCCAKCLCVPPGFYGNKQVCPCYNNWKTKEGGPKCP; from the exons ATGGCTAAGTTCTTCGCCGTCTTCCTCTTGGCTCTCATCGCCATTTCAATGCTTCAAGCCACT GTTTATGCTAGTGGAGGACATCGCGGAGGATTTGGACCTGGAAGTCTAACTAGCTCTC AGTGCCCGGGACAATGCACAAGGAGATGTAGCCAAACTCAATACCACAAGCCGTGCATGTTCTTCTGCCAAAAATGTTGCGCGAAATGCCTGTGTGTTCCACCTGGTTTCTACGGAAATAAACAAGTTTGCCCGTGCTACAACAACTGGAAGACCAAGGAAGGTGGTCCAAAATGCCCCTAG
- the LOC110907476 gene encoding uncharacterized protein LOC110907476 has protein sequence MTSNSWWSSSSSEEEEMLYANVVVKAAQILMEEEEEVEDVSSESVITKRIRINRDRQGAHEKLVNDYFLDAPLYNADIFKRRFRMSRRLFTRIADDLAGLDSFFTQRPDAWNYDGFTTLQKCIAAIRQLAYVKVADDLDEYLQMSARSTRECLYRFCNNVVKLYSKQYLRKPNAYDVQQLYQAHRHGFPGMLGSIDCMHWAWHNCPNAWLRPIHAR, from the exons ATGACATCTAATTCTTGGTGGTCCTCGTCTTCTTCGGAGGAAGAGGAGATGCTTTACGCAAACGTTGTGGTAAAGGCGGCGCAGATTCTTATGGAGGAGGAAGAGGAAGTGGAAGACGTCTCGTCTGAAAGCGTTATTACCAAACGAATACGGATTAACAGAGACCGCCAAG GAGCGCACGAGAAATTGGTGAACGATTATTTTTTGGATGCACCCCTTTACAATGCCGACATTTTCAAACGAAGGTTCCGAATGAGTCGCCGGTTATTTACACGGATTGCTGATGATTTGGCGGGGCTAGACTCGTTTTTCACGCAACGACCCGATGCTTGGAATTATGACGGGTTCACCACGTTACAAAAGTGTATtgcggccattcgccaactggcGTACGTGAAAGTGGCTGACGATTTGGACGAGTACTTACAGATGTCGGCAAGAAGTACGCGGGAATGTTTGTATCGGTTTTGCAATAATGTGGTGAAACTGTATAGCAAACAATATTTGCGGAAACCAAACGCGTATGATGTTCAACAATTGTACCAAGCTCATCGGCACGGGTTTCCGGGAATGCTCGGTAGCATTGATTGTATGCATTGGGCGTGGCATAACTGCCCGAATGCGTGGCTAAGGCCAATACACGCGAGGTGA